From one Candidatus Afararchaeum irisae genomic stretch:
- a CDS encoding Vms1/Ankzf1 family peptidyl-tRNA hydrolase translates to MTSLIDRLLGRTTLKERIQELEDENESLRNRLEAEEERRSDAVRQKQEAEREINRMEDRIHELEDRVERAEDEAEERHRHGFRYVDELLPGQTRKAVSLVSSIEGSGESLTTAYVYPGDDLPNPEDYSSESLGLLRGIDSETGLVVLRDDSRLISACLSPPLRVDETRVSYGDTFEVDRFLFEPPERYVLGVVRAGSFSVGYYEGGDPVETEYVTTNVKSQHSKGGWSQSRFERIRDEQIDEHVERSVEALERLLDTVGSDDGLLVAVVGHEALIDEVAQRTDTDVFTKPSDARGEKKELLEDGRESLWSSRLYVF, encoded by the coding sequence ATGACTTCTCTGATCGACAGACTTCTCGGCAGGACGACCCTGAAGGAGCGGATACAAGAGCTGGAGGACGAGAACGAGAGCCTCAGAAACCGTCTTGAGGCGGAAGAGGAACGACGGAGCGACGCTGTTAGACAGAAACAGGAGGCGGAGCGCGAGATAAACCGGATGGAGGACAGGATACACGAGCTTGAGGACAGGGTCGAACGCGCCGAGGATGAGGCGGAAGAACGACACCGACACGGATTCAGATACGTCGATGAGCTACTTCCGGGACAGACCCGCAAAGCCGTCTCTCTCGTGTCCTCAATCGAGGGTAGTGGGGAGTCACTCACAACTGCCTACGTCTATCCGGGCGATGACCTGCCCAACCCCGAAGACTACTCGTCGGAGTCTTTAGGTCTCCTCCGTGGGATAGACTCCGAGACCGGACTCGTCGTACTCAGAGACGACAGCCGTCTCATAAGCGCGTGTCTCTCGCCTCCCCTACGTGTTGATGAGACCCGTGTCTCCTACGGAGATACCTTCGAGGTCGACCGGTTCCTTTTCGAGCCGCCCGAGAGATACGTCCTGGGGGTCGTCCGGGCAGGCTCTTTCTCGGTTGGATACTACGAAGGCGGCGATCCCGTCGAGACCGAGTACGTCACCACGAACGTCAAGAGCCAGCACTCGAAGGGTGGATGGAGCCAGTCGAGGTTCGAGAGGATACGTGACGAACAGATAGACGAACACGTCGAGAGGTCGGTCGAGGCTTTGGAGCGACTCCTCGACACTGTCGGCTCCGACGACGGTCTTCTCGTGGCGGTCGTGGGTCACGAGGCTCTCATAGACGAGGTGGCTCAACGTACCGACACCGACGTCTTCACTAAGCCGTCGGACGCGAGAGGCGAAAAGAAAGAGCTACTCGAAGACGGACGCGAGAGCCT
- a CDS encoding twin-arginine translocase TatA/TatE family subunit — protein MFNDALTPLFMGGVGPLEIGIVALLVVLLFGADKLPKLARGAGEAMGEFKKAKTEADEELSEITEEVEEAASSSSSSTSE, from the coding sequence ATGTTCAACGACGCACTCACGCCTCTTTTCATGGGAGGAGTGGGACCCCTGGAGATCGGGATAGTCGCCCTTCTCGTAGTCCTCCTCTTCGGGGCTGACAAGCTTCCGAAGCTCGCGAGAGGCGCTGGTGAGGCAATGGGCGAGTTCAAGAAGGCAAAGACCGAAGCCGACGAGGAACTCAGCGAGATCACTGAGGAAGTCGAGGAAGCCGCAAGCTCAAGTTCGAGTTCGACCTCCGAGTAA
- a CDS encoding 4Fe-4S dicluster domain-containing protein encodes MTSYGFVIDNRKCIGCHACTTACKAEHDVPVGVNRTWVKYIEKGEYPDTKRTFTVHRCNHCDDAPCVEICPVNALFNRDDGIVDFDKNRCIACKSCTQACPYDALYIDPETDTAAKCNYCSHRVDVGLQPSCVNVCPEHAIISGDMENPDSEISDIIEREPVQARKVEKGTEPKLFYVDGDESSVTPSATSKDTEYMWSSQAGGIGHSAGDSAPMSGDGAGAVESKTNDKKVEADGGVATGENVREGISSTVKGSYKEITGKVRRVYDVPDEGIMWGWEVPAYVVTKAVAAGVFLMAAMMGLMGTMPFDSTASAASGVVSLVFLGLTGVLLILDLDRPERFYYTLARPHWTSWLTRGAYIISFYGLFMTVWTVAAFVGLGSLLSVLVWPGIVLAVLTAIYTAFLFAQAKGRDFWQSPLLPFHMFIHAVIAGPAALLILGVAGLSVPMGTMATVLLAGLIANTLILGAEITVTHPTEDAAEVAHMIKSGRYSSLFWGGVMGAGNLLPIILVGYAAVSGGAFIGAVAGILALVGMYAAEQIWVEAPQLIPNA; translated from the coding sequence ATGACAAGTTATGGCTTCGTAATCGACAACAGAAAATGTATAGGATGTCACGCCTGCACGACAGCCTGTAAGGCAGAGCATGACGTCCCTGTTGGTGTCAACAGAACATGGGTGAAGTACATCGAAAAGGGTGAGTATCCCGACACAAAGAGAACATTCACAGTTCACAGATGCAACCACTGTGACGACGCTCCTTGTGTCGAGATCTGCCCCGTCAACGCCCTGTTCAACCGAGACGACGGTATAGTTGACTTCGACAAGAACAGATGTATAGCGTGTAAGTCTTGTACACAGGCGTGTCCGTACGACGCTCTCTACATAGATCCCGAGACGGACACCGCGGCGAAGTGTAACTACTGTTCACACAGGGTCGACGTCGGACTCCAGCCGTCGTGTGTCAACGTCTGCCCCGAGCACGCCATAATATCGGGCGACATGGAGAACCCCGACTCGGAGATCTCAGACATAATCGAGAGGGAGCCCGTGCAGGCGCGCAAGGTAGAGAAAGGAACAGAGCCGAAGCTCTTCTACGTCGACGGAGACGAGAGCTCGGTGACGCCCTCGGCGACATCGAAGGACACCGAGTACATGTGGTCGAGTCAGGCGGGCGGCATAGGACACTCGGCAGGAGACTCCGCGCCTATGTCGGGTGACGGTGCGGGTGCCGTCGAGTCTAAGACGAACGACAAGAAGGTCGAGGCTGACGGAGGAGTCGCCACCGGAGAGAACGTCCGTGAGGGCATCTCGTCGACAGTCAAAGGTAGCTACAAGGAGATAACAGGAAAGGTCAGACGTGTCTACGATGTCCCCGACGAGGGTATCATGTGGGGCTGGGAGGTTCCCGCCTACGTCGTCACGAAGGCGGTCGCCGCGGGAGTCTTCCTGATGGCTGCTATGATGGGTCTGATGGGAACGATGCCTTTCGACAGCACAGCCAGTGCGGCGAGCGGAGTGGTGTCGCTCGTCTTCCTCGGGCTCACAGGAGTCCTACTCATACTCGACCTCGACAGACCCGAGAGGTTCTACTACACTCTCGCGCGTCCACACTGGACGTCGTGGCTCACTAGAGGAGCCTACATAATATCGTTCTACGGTCTCTTCATGACTGTATGGACGGTCGCGGCGTTCGTCGGACTCGGATCGCTACTCAGCGTCTTAGTCTGGCCCGGAATAGTCCTCGCGGTACTCACGGCGATATACACGGCGTTCCTCTTCGCTCAGGCGAAGGGACGTGACTTCTGGCAGTCGCCCCTACTTCCGTTCCACATGTTCATTCACGCCGTCATAGCAGGACCTGCCGCACTCCTTATACTCGGGGTAGCAGGTCTCTCAGTTCCGATGGGAACGATGGCGACGGTTCTCCTCGCGGGACTCATAGCCAACACACTCATACTCGGGGCGGAGATCACGGTTACACATCCAACTGAGGACGCCGCGGAGGTCGCACACATGATAAAGTCGGGAAGATACAGCAGCCTCTTCTGGGGAGGAGTCATGGGAGCCGGAAACCTGCTTCCGATAATCCTCGTCGGATACGCCGCTGTGTCGGGAGGAGCCTTCATAGGCGCTGTCGCAGGAATACTCGCTCTCGTCGGCATGTACGCCGCCGAGCAGATATGGGTAGAAGCACCCCAGCTTATACCTAACGCATAG
- a CDS encoding molybdopterin-dependent oxidoreductase, with amino-acid sequence MSKNQPSHDQPEPGTIEKIAASIGLVDKTWEDDNEGKARKVTEGSDLTNYPPPSEWDDWVEYEAKSQQEREEKHYSIVPTICFNCEAGCGLLAYIDKETDEIRKLEGNPVHPGSRGKNCAKGPATINQVNDPGRIDYPLKRKDGTARGSGEWERVSWDEAVDDIADRMRDALIEDRGDELMYHVGRPGHEGYMDRVLKAWGIDGHNSHTNICSSGARTGYAFWHKYDRPSPDHANADFILLLSAHLESGHYFNPHAQRIVEGMMEGAELAVMDPRLSNTASMADYWFGTWPGTETPVLLSMANIILQEDLYNGEWMKKWVNWEEFLQKEHPDVEVTFDNYIEIIKDIYSEYTPESAAEEAQIDAEKIRKVARKIGKAGENFATHIWRSASVGNLGGWQVSRALHFLNVLTGSVGKEGGTSPNSWNAYEPDFWMDPPDQKFWQELHYPDEWPLAHYEMSFLLPHFLEEDRGKGYVDTYFTRVYNPVYINPDGFKWIEVLRDQEKIGCHIALTPTWNETAYFADYVLPMGHSPERHDIQSQETHNGKWVGFRQPVLREAKERQGEDVEYTYEANHGEVWEEDEFWIELSWRIATGGDVDAEGYDILQQIRDNFESPYRDGEKITIDEYYQWIFENEVPGLPEAADEEDLTPLEYMKKYGAFEIENQIYRKNEDPITPDDIGGEEVDLSAYAEGESDEKKKAAAPAADGGEDLEVDFEEGIIRRDDEVTGVVVDDDTGIVVDDPEDIHITDQGAIHTDDAEERESASGVLIDGRAVEGFPTPSGKQEFYQQTAVDWGWPEHRIPGYEQKTHVHPDDIDNDQDEYCLVPTFRLPTLIHSRSANAKWLTEISNRNPVWIHTEDAERMGVQTGDLVKVQTEIGHFVNKAWVTESIKPGIVACSHHMGRWRRDQDTQEGNAWMTSTVDLEDNDGEWEMNLSEGVQAFNSEDPDSSRIFWSEGGVPQNLTHPVHPDPISGTHAWHHQVEVEKAGPNDEYGDVVVDTEKSMEVYQEWVDMARPASEYGQNNLRRPKWLKRPLDPAEETYYFDEDVPQDKSPSPADD; translated from the coding sequence ATGTCAAAGAACCAACCATCACACGACCAGCCCGAACCGGGCACGATAGAGAAGATAGCGGCTAGCATAGGGCTAGTCGACAAGACTTGGGAGGACGACAACGAAGGAAAAGCGAGGAAGGTCACGGAGGGGAGCGATCTCACGAACTATCCGCCTCCGAGCGAGTGGGACGACTGGGTAGAGTACGAGGCGAAGAGTCAGCAGGAGAGGGAGGAGAAACATTACTCGATAGTACCCACGATCTGTTTCAACTGTGAGGCAGGCTGTGGACTCCTCGCCTACATAGACAAGGAGACAGACGAGATACGTAAGCTCGAAGGAAACCCCGTTCATCCCGGAAGCAGAGGTAAGAACTGCGCCAAGGGACCCGCGACGATAAACCAGGTCAACGACCCCGGTAGGATCGACTATCCCCTCAAACGCAAGGACGGTACGGCGAGAGGCTCCGGAGAGTGGGAGCGCGTCTCGTGGGACGAGGCAGTCGACGACATCGCCGACAGGATGCGTGACGCCCTCATAGAAGACCGCGGCGACGAGCTTATGTACCACGTCGGACGTCCCGGGCACGAGGGATACATGGACCGTGTCCTCAAGGCGTGGGGAATCGACGGTCACAACTCACATACGAATATCTGTTCGTCGGGTGCGAGAACAGGATACGCCTTCTGGCACAAGTACGACAGACCCAGTCCTGACCATGCCAACGCCGACTTCATACTTCTCCTGAGCGCGCACCTAGAGTCAGGACATTACTTCAACCCTCACGCACAGAGGATAGTCGAGGGAATGATGGAAGGTGCTGAGCTCGCCGTCATGGATCCGCGTCTCTCGAACACCGCGAGCATGGCGGACTACTGGTTCGGCACCTGGCCCGGGACGGAGACTCCGGTTCTCCTCTCGATGGCGAACATAATACTCCAGGAGGATCTCTATAACGGCGAGTGGATGAAGAAGTGGGTCAACTGGGAGGAGTTCCTCCAGAAGGAGCATCCCGACGTCGAGGTCACATTCGACAACTACATAGAGATAATAAAGGATATCTACTCGGAGTACACCCCCGAGAGCGCCGCCGAGGAGGCTCAGATAGACGCGGAGAAGATACGTAAGGTCGCACGTAAGATAGGCAAGGCGGGCGAGAACTTTGCGACACATATCTGGAGGTCAGCGTCGGTAGGAAACCTCGGAGGCTGGCAGGTCTCACGTGCTCTCCATTTCCTCAACGTCCTCACGGGAAGCGTCGGAAAGGAGGGAGGCACGTCTCCCAACTCGTGGAACGCCTACGAGCCCGACTTCTGGATGGATCCCCCAGACCAGAAGTTCTGGCAGGAGCTACATTACCCCGACGAGTGGCCTCTCGCGCATTACGAGATGTCGTTCCTCCTGCCACATTTCCTTGAGGAGGACAGAGGAAAGGGATACGTCGACACCTACTTCACACGTGTCTACAACCCCGTCTACATCAACCCCGACGGCTTCAAGTGGATAGAAGTCCTGAGGGATCAGGAGAAGATAGGCTGCCACATCGCACTCACACCGACGTGGAACGAGACAGCCTACTTCGCCGACTACGTCCTCCCGATGGGACACTCCCCCGAGAGACACGACATACAGAGTCAGGAGACCCACAACGGCAAGTGGGTCGGCTTCAGACAGCCGGTTCTGAGAGAAGCGAAGGAGCGTCAGGGTGAAGACGTCGAGTACACCTACGAGGCTAACCACGGCGAGGTCTGGGAGGAAGACGAGTTCTGGATAGAGCTCTCGTGGAGAATAGCCACCGGCGGAGACGTCGACGCCGAGGGATACGACATACTCCAGCAGATACGTGACAACTTCGAGTCGCCGTACAGAGACGGCGAGAAGATCACGATAGACGAGTACTACCAGTGGATATTCGAGAACGAGGTTCCCGGGCTTCCCGAAGCCGCCGACGAAGAGGATCTCACGCCTCTCGAGTACATGAAGAAGTACGGCGCCTTCGAGATAGAGAACCAGATATACAGGAAGAACGAGGATCCGATCACACCCGACGACATCGGCGGCGAGGAGGTCGACCTCTCCGCGTACGCCGAGGGTGAGTCGGATGAGAAGAAGAAGGCAGCCGCACCCGCCGCAGACGGGGGAGAAGACCTCGAAGTCGACTTCGAGGAGGGTATCATAAGACGCGACGACGAGGTCACGGGAGTCGTAGTCGACGACGACACCGGTATCGTCGTAGACGACCCCGAAGACATACATATCACAGACCAGGGTGCGATACACACCGACGACGCCGAGGAGCGCGAGAGTGCCTCGGGTGTGCTCATAGACGGAAGGGCGGTCGAAGGCTTCCCGACTCCGTCGGGCAAACAGGAGTTCTACCAGCAGACCGCCGTCGACTGGGGCTGGCCCGAACACAGGATACCCGGATACGAACAGAAGACACACGTCCATCCTGACGACATAGACAACGACCAGGATGAGTACTGCCTCGTTCCGACATTCAGACTTCCAACTCTGATACACTCACGGTCGGCTAACGCGAAATGGCTCACCGAGATCTCAAACAGGAACCCCGTCTGGATACACACCGAGGACGCCGAGCGGATGGGCGTACAGACCGGAGACCTCGTCAAGGTTCAGACGGAGATAGGACATTTCGTCAACAAGGCATGGGTCACCGAGTCGATAAAGCCCGGTATAGTCGCGTGTTCACACCACATGGGAAGATGGAGACGTGACCAGGACACCCAGGAGGGTAACGCGTGGATGACATCGACGGTCGACCTCGAGGACAATGACGGCGAGTGGGAGATGAACCTCTCGGAGGGCGTCCAAGCCTTCAACAGCGAGGACCCCGACTCGTCACGTATATTCTGGAGCGAAGGAGGAGTCCCACAGAACCTCACACATCCCGTCCACCCAGATCCCATAAGCGGAACACACGCGTGGCACCACCAGGTCGAGGTCGAGAAGGCAGGACCTAACGACGAGTACGGAGACGTAGTCGTCGACACAGAGAAGTCGATGGAGGTCTACCAGGAGTGGGTCGATATGGCTCGTCCCGCTAGCGAGTACGGTCAGAACAACCTCAGAAGACCCAAGTGGCTCAAACGACCGCTCGATCCCGCCGAAGAAACCTACTACTTCGACGAGGACGTGCCACAGGACAAGAGTCCGAGTCCCGCCGACGACTGA
- a CDS encoding zinc-binding dehydrogenase, producing the protein MEAVLFHEHGDLDVLSHEEVPVPEIDEDEVRIEVRATALNHLDLHIRRGIPTVDLDLPHIPGSDIAGVVDEVGDDVTDWEEGDRVVLNPSLSCGECEFCIQGEQSMCEEFEIIGEHVDGGYAEYAKAPAMNLIEIPDEYSFVDAAAAGLVYMTAWRMVSTRAELQPGQEVLVTGASGGVGSAAVQIADMIDAKVYATAGSEEKAEFVEEMGADVSINYKEEDVGDRIREETDNGVDVVLDSVGGEMWMDLLKGMKNGATLVTCGATAGWNPDAGLNYIFFNQLEVKGSTMSTLKEAREIMDLVFNSPDLEPVVDQVMPLEDAEEAQKTLEGGDHLGKIVLQP; encoded by the coding sequence ATGGAAGCCGTACTCTTCCACGAACACGGAGACCTAGACGTACTTTCACACGAGGAAGTTCCCGTTCCCGAGATAGACGAAGACGAGGTGAGGATAGAGGTGCGTGCAACCGCACTCAACCATCTCGACCTACATATAAGACGAGGAATACCGACCGTCGACCTCGACCTCCCCCATATCCCTGGAAGCGACATAGCTGGAGTTGTCGACGAGGTCGGAGACGACGTGACTGACTGGGAGGAGGGTGACAGAGTAGTCCTCAACCCGTCGCTGTCGTGTGGAGAGTGTGAGTTCTGCATACAGGGCGAACAGAGCATGTGTGAGGAGTTCGAGATTATCGGCGAACACGTCGACGGGGGCTACGCCGAGTATGCCAAGGCACCCGCGATGAACCTTATCGAGATCCCCGACGAGTACTCGTTCGTAGACGCCGCCGCCGCGGGTCTCGTCTACATGACTGCGTGGAGAATGGTGAGCACACGCGCCGAACTCCAGCCGGGTCAGGAGGTTCTCGTCACAGGCGCGAGTGGAGGTGTCGGAAGTGCCGCGGTACAGATCGCAGACATGATCGACGCGAAGGTCTATGCCACGGCGGGAAGCGAAGAGAAAGCGGAGTTCGTCGAGGAGATGGGAGCCGACGTCAGCATAAACTACAAAGAAGAGGACGTCGGCGACCGCATACGTGAGGAGACCGACAACGGCGTAGATGTAGTCCTCGACTCGGTCGGTGGAGAGATGTGGATGGATCTCCTCAAGGGCATGAAGAACGGCGCGACCCTCGTGACGTGTGGAGCGACCGCAGGCTGGAACCCCGACGCCGGTCTCAACTACATCTTCTTCAACCAGCTTGAGGTCAAGGGGTCGACTATGTCGACTCTCAAGGAGGCGCGCGAGATAATGGATCTCGTCTTCAACAGTCCCGACCTAGAGCCCGTCGTCGATCAGGTCATGCCCCTCGAAGATGCTGAGGAGGCACAGAAGACACTCGAAGGAGGCGACCATCTCGGCAAGATAGTTCTTCAGCCTTAA
- a CDS encoding tetratricopeptide repeat protein, with product MEDGFDDDIYDDKFNLEGDGLDIEIDGITPADSHVLDELVETTEPEDVDVEGLVDVGLSYIEINRYEQAVETFERALRFDDENQDAWVNKGFAHAEMEEFDEATAAYTEAVRIDDSTEEAAKALTNLAYAEYEMGVGGEHLEHIEKALEIDERQPEAWYNRAFFLNEEGRHQDALNSVNNAVKLGLRAPYVYEEKARALEGLERYEEAEEARETAEKAKDEKMTEAMRG from the coding sequence ATGGAAGACGGTTTTGACGACGATATCTACGACGACAAGTTCAACCTCGAAGGCGACGGACTCGACATAGAGATCGACGGCATAACACCCGCTGACTCACACGTACTCGACGAGCTAGTCGAGACCACAGAGCCCGAGGACGTCGACGTAGAGGGTCTCGTCGACGTCGGACTCAGTTACATAGAGATCAACCGTTACGAACAGGCGGTCGAGACCTTCGAACGCGCTCTGCGTTTCGACGACGAGAACCAGGACGCGTGGGTCAACAAGGGCTTCGCACACGCTGAGATGGAGGAGTTCGACGAGGCGACAGCCGCGTACACCGAAGCTGTACGTATAGACGACAGTACCGAGGAGGCGGCGAAGGCTCTCACCAACCTCGCGTACGCCGAGTACGAGATGGGTGTCGGAGGCGAACACCTCGAACACATAGAGAAGGCACTTGAGATAGATGAGAGACAGCCCGAGGCGTGGTACAATAGGGCGTTCTTCCTCAACGAGGAGGGGAGACACCAGGACGCACTCAACTCTGTCAACAACGCAGTGAAGCTGGGTCTGAGAGCACCCTACGTATACGAGGAGAAGGCACGCGCACTCGAAGGTCTTGAGAGGTACGAGGAGGCAGAGGAGGCACGTGAGACCGCCGAGAAGGCGAAGGACGAGAAGATGACAGAGGCTATGAGGGGATGA
- a CDS encoding DUF424 family protein, producing the protein MISFCKYETDQGTMVAACDVSLLGQTVEDSETEIRIEVSEEFYSGEEKDSQGVVESLRSASIANLVGEESVEAGIEAGVIDDENVIYIDGVAHAQMVRV; encoded by the coding sequence ATGATCAGTTTCTGTAAGTACGAGACTGACCAGGGAACTATGGTCGCGGCGTGCGACGTGAGTCTCCTGGGTCAGACAGTCGAGGACTCGGAGACCGAGATACGTATAGAGGTCTCGGAGGAGTTCTACTCCGGCGAGGAGAAAGACTCCCAAGGTGTCGTCGAGAGTCTCAGATCGGCGTCTATAGCTAACCTAGTCGGCGAGGAGAGCGTCGAAGCGGGAATAGAGGCAGGCGTCATAGACGACGAGAACGTGATCTACATAGACGGCGTCGCCCACGCACAGATGGTTAGAGTGTAA
- a CDS encoding rhodanese-like domain-containing protein: MKEITQDQSFNDVTPDDAKEMVEDDDFFVLDVRNPDEYEWKRIPGVDHLIPVEILPDRVDEIEGNKLLVYCHSGSRSQDACDFLSNLDAFDEVYNLEGGITAWDELYKTKGDPEADLV; the protein is encoded by the coding sequence ATGAAAGAGATAACACAGGATCAGAGCTTCAACGACGTAACACCCGACGACGCAAAGGAGATGGTCGAGGACGACGACTTCTTCGTACTCGACGTCAGAAACCCCGACGAGTACGAGTGGAAACGGATACCTGGCGTCGACCATCTGATACCCGTCGAAATACTCCCCGACAGGGTCGACGAGATAGAAGGCAACAAACTCCTCGTCTACTGCCACAGCGGATCGAGAAGCCAGGACGCCTGTGACTTCCTCTCAAACCTCGACGCCTTCGACGAAGTCTACAACCTCGAAGGCGGCATAACCGCCTGGGACGAACTCTACAAAACTAAAGGCGATCCCGAAGCCGATCTCGTCTGA
- a CDS encoding Sjogren's syndrome/scleroderma autoantigen 1 family protein, which translates to MADDSDLMSDLLLRGVTMLGDECPECGNPLFRHNDDVFCAACDPDEARRILGESKNENHKTHEEATRREVSQTEKTEGDRRDTETQRSGERSQNQEVVRSLSKVARRLADEAEDERDLSRLSRILDSLDSTLDIIERLS; encoded by the coding sequence ATGGCAGACGACTCGGATCTGATGAGTGACCTTCTTCTGCGCGGCGTAACTATGCTCGGCGACGAGTGTCCCGAATGCGGAAACCCGCTCTTCCGACACAACGACGACGTCTTCTGTGCGGCGTGTGACCCCGACGAGGCGAGACGTATACTCGGCGAGAGTAAAAACGAGAACCACAAGACACACGAGGAAGCCACGCGACGTGAGGTCAGTCAGACGGAGAAGACGGAAGGCGACAGACGTGATACGGAGACCCAACGGTCAGGTGAGAGAAGTCAGAACCAGGAGGTAGTCAGGTCTCTCTCGAAGGTAGCGCGGCGTCTCGCCGACGAGGCGGAGGACGAACGCGACCTCTCACGTCTCAGCCGTATACTCGACAGCCTCGACTCTACACTCGACATAATAGAGAGGCTGTCGTAG